AGAGGAAGATCCGATGGATCTCGTGAGGCGAAGAAGAGCGTTTGCAGCTTTGTGCAAGAGTTTTGTGGATTCCAAAAGTTTCTTTTCGGCCTTCAGGGAGGTATCCTCCATTTTCATCGGTCAGGGTTCATTTGAAAGGGCACGTGAACTTGTTGAAGTCTCCAGAAGCCTTTTGAGGGATATTGTGATTCTTTCGGCCGATACTCCTAATGACTCGCTTACGAACATTGATCTGTTAGAATGGCTAGTGAACTTCAAGCCGGGAAAGGACATTCTGGAGGATTTTGTGTGGTGCGACAGTTTTCTTAGACAGCGAACTTCGTCGCTGAGTGCAACTCTTGTTTCTTTTAGAGCTTTGTATGCTCTTTCCAGAAGCCTAGTAAGAAGGAATAACGGAGGTAATTGAGATGCCTGAGATATATGGAACGGTTTATGGAATTGAATTCCACTCAGTAGGGAAGCTGTATCAGTACACTTCCAGCGAGCAGTTGCTGAAGCAGGGTGACTATGTGCTCGCAATGAGTGAATTTGGATTGGATGTTGGAAAGGTTATGTATGGACCTGTTGAAACTCGAATAGATGACACCAAGGAAGAGCTTAAACCTATTGTCAGAGTGATGACCGACGAAGACTGGGAAACGGATTCCAAGAATAGAGAAGAAGCTGAGGCTGCAATGAAGACCTGCCAGGAACTGATAAAGAAGCACTCTCTTCCCATGCGACTTCTTGAGGCGAGATACATGTTTGATCGATCGAGAATCGTGTTTTACTTCGGTGCCGACAGCAGGGTCGACTTCAGGGAGCTGGTCAAGGATCTTGCGAGAGCTTTCAGGACGAGAATCGAGCTCAGACAGGTTGGAATACGAGACGAGGTTAAGATGACCGGTAGTCTTGGACTTTGTGGAATGACTGCCTGTTGCGTTCGTTTTCTAAGACAGTTTGAAAGCATAACGTTGAAGCATGCAAAGAAGCAGCAGTTATTGATCAACCCGGCAAAGATATCTGGAAGGTGCGGAAGACTTCTCTGTTGTCTTTCATATGAACAAGAGCTCTATGAAAACGAGCTCCTGGATATTCCAGATGAGGGCTCTCTTGTCGACTATGAAGGCAAGACCTGTAAGGTTCTGACTGTAAACATTTTCATGAAGGTTATTACTCTTGTTGCAGATGATGGGCAGATGCTTAAGGTTCAGTTCGACGATTTCAGAAAGAGCCAGAGATCGATCTTACAGGATACAAATCCAGATGAATTAATAAAGAATAGAGACGAAGATATTTCGATTGACGACTGAAGGATGAATGGAGGTTGGATATGGCGGGTTTACTTACGAAAGCTGAATTGAAAAGGCTTGAAGATCTTGGAAGAATATGCAGGGGTGACATAATAAAGATGACTACTGTTGCCAATTCTGGTCATCCAGGAGGTTCAATGTCATCCATAGACATCTTTCTCTCCGTATTCGATTTTGCAAAGAATGATCCAAAAAAACCCTTTGATCCGGAGCGCGACAGGGTTATTGTAAGCCACGGACACACATCACCAGGTGTCTACGCGACGCTGGGAAGACTTGGTTTCGTTGATATCGACGAAGTTGTTTCCGGTTTTAGACATCCAGGTTCCGTATTCGAAGGTCACATCACAAGAGGAATTCCTGGTGTAGAATGGACAACCGGAAATCTCGGGCAGGGGCTTTCAGTGGGAGTTGGCATGGCTCTTGCTTCAAAAATCAGCGGAAAGAATTATAGGGTATTAGTTGCAATGAGCGATGCGGAACAGGCCAAGGGCCAGGTTGCGGAAGCAAGAAGGACCGCAAAGAAGTACGGACTTGATAACCTCGTTGTGGTTATCGACTACAACGACGCTCAGATTTCTGGGAATGCGCGCGACATTATGTTCGTGGATATAAAGGCTAATTATCTGGCGGATGGCTGGAAGGTTATTGAAGTTGACGGTCACGACTACTCAGAGCTGAACAAGGCACTTGTAGAAGCGTCCGAGTCGAAAACTCCCGTCGCAATAATCGGCAAGACCATAATGGGAAAGGGAGTTTCGTTTATGGAGGGTGATGTTTCATATCATGGAAAGCCTTTGGATATGGACAAGGCTGCCTCCGCTCTTTCCGAACTTGAGCTTGAAAATGACATCGACAGATTTGTTGAGATGAGAAATAGGCTTCCCTCGTATCATGAACCAATACACCATAAGGACGAAGAAATAAGACCGATAATTGGAGTCCCTTTCGTATATCCTGTTGAAAAGAAGAGCGATAACAGATCGGCATTCGGGAAGGCTCTTGCAGATATCGGAAAGCTCAACAAAGGTAAGCTCCCAGTGATGGTAGTAGATTGTGATCTAAAACCGTCTACGAAGGTAAATGAATTCGAGAAGATCTGGCCTGAGAACTTCATACAAATTGGTGTCCAGGAACACAATGCCGCAACTGTCGCTGGTGCCGCATCGGTGTGTGGTGTGTTGGCTTTCTTTGCCGACTTCGGAGTTTTCGGCATAGATGAGACCTATAACCAGCAGCGACTAAACGATATTAACAAGGCAAACGTAAAGGTCGGAGTAACTCACGTTGGAATCGACGTTGGTGAAGATGGTAAGACTCATCACTGTCTAGATTACATTGGGGCTCTGAGAAACTTCTTCGGATTTAAACTAATAGTACCTGCCGATCCAAACCAAACAGATAGAGCAGTCAGATTCATGAGTAGAGCTGACGGGAATTTCGTCATTGCTATGGGAAGATCTACGATGAATCCAATTGCAGATGAGGATGGAAAGCCTTTCTTTGGGGACGGTTATGAGTTTGAGTACGGAAAGGTAGACATTGTGAGGAAGGGAAAGGAAGTAACGCTTGTTACCACGGGCCAGGTCACTCATCATGCAGTGAAGGCAGCAGACGAACTGAGATCTCAAGGTATAGAAGTGACCGTTCTTAATGTTAGTTGTCCAATTGGAGCGAACTTCGATAGTGTTAAGGAGTACCTCTCCTCTACAGTCATCTCTCTTGAAGATCACAATGTCAATAGTGGTCTAGGGTCCATCCTGTCCGACTATTTAGTCCGGTCTCGAATAACGCCGAAGAGTTTCGAAAAGATTGGCGTCGACAGGTATATGTTCTCCGGAGACAACGAATTGCTCTATGACCTTTCGGGTCTTTCGAGCAAGAGCATTGTAGAAAGGGTCAGGGGTATTATCCATTAATGCTTAGTTTAGAAGAAGAAAAGTTGGTCAATGAGTTTTGCATTATAAACGAAATAGAAGCGGACAGAGAGCTCGTTTTTAGGGCTCTCTGTCATTCCTCTTTTACCAATGAGCTTGCCCAAAACGGAGAAAGGCTTCTCGAGTCCAACGAAAGAATGGAATTTCTGGGAGACGCCGTTCTCGAATTGTCTCTTGCCCGAACACTTTTCAGCAATTACTCCCTTAGTGAAGGCGATATGTCGAAAGTCAGAGCTATGGTGGGAAGCGAGAAGGTCCTTTCATACGTCGCCAGATCAATGAGAATCGGAGATTATATCTTTCTTGGCAAAGGAGAGAGGCAGAGTGGAGGAGCGGAAAGAGATTCGATTCTTGCAGATGCCTTCGAAGCTGTTCTGGCAGCAATCTTTTTGACGGGAGGGCTTGATATCTCAGTTGAATTTGTTCGATCAAAGCTGTCAAAGTATATCGAGAAAGCGGTTGGAGGAGACCTGATTCTCGATTACAAGACTTCCCTTCAGGAACTCACGCAAGCTCGTTTCAGTTCAAGACCAGTATATGAGACAATTCTCGATGAAGGCCCACCACAGGATAAGTGGTTCAAGGTTGGAGTATTCCTTGAAGGGAGAATTGTTGGTGAAGGCGAAGGGCGAACAAAAAAGGCAGCAGAGCAACTGGCCGCAAAGCGTGCTCTGGAAGCTCTAAATGAAAGCGTGAATAGTGCAGGTGCTGAACAGTGAAGTACAGACACTTCGTCGCGTTTCTCTCAGAAGAGGAATGCGATCTAATTGAAGGAATCAGCTGGAACGAAGGCTTTTCAGATCTCTATTTTGAAAAACTTGTTGATTCAGGAAACGCATTGCACGTTTTTCTGGGGGAAGGGGAAGAACTTCCGGCTTTTCTGAAAGGGATCGAGTTTTCGGATCTGGGTTTTAGTGAACAGAAGGAGTGGTTTGAGAAGTGGAAGGAGTCTCTGGTTCCATTTGAGCTCTGTAATGGGATCGAGGTCATTCCTCTGGAGGAAGAAGAGAAAATAATCGATTCAAACAAGATCGGTATTATTCCCGGGATGGCCTTCGGAACGGGCCTTCACGAATCCACGAAGCTTGCCGCTTCTCTTCTTTCAGAGTCAGTGCAAAGAGGTTCTAAGGTTCTTGATGTGGGCTGTGGAACTGGTATATTATCTGTTATCGCTGCCAAGAGAGGAGCGTCTTCGGTTCTCGCTCTGGATGTTGATCAGCACTCTATTGAGAAAACGGTTGAAATTGCCCGAATAAATCATGTCTCTATAGAAACGCGTCTGTCCGATTTTCTTTCGGCGTTGAAGTCAGAGGAGCGTTTTGACCTCATCGTCTCGAATATGATAGTCGAGTTGCTGAACGAGTTTGCTCTCGATCTTCGGGAGTTCCTCCAAAAGGATGGCAGAGTGATCCTTTCGGGAATATACAAAGACAAGTACCAGGAAATAAAGAGTCTCGTAGAGAAGGGCTTTCTCATCGAGCGTATTAAGGAAGATGGAGATTGGAAAGCAATAGTGCTGAGAAGAAAATAGTTTCACTACAGCTTGGAAGGTTTCTGAAAAATGACTTCAGAATCGTTAGAGTCTGTGAATGGGGATTTCCACAAGTCATAGAATCTTCGTTGATTGCTGATGGGAAACCATTTCCAACTTTATTCTGGCTTAGTTGTCCATTTCTGAAGGAGGAAGTTTCGAGGTTAGAAAGTGCAGGAATGATCGCTGAGTTTGAGAAGAGGATCGAAGAAGATGAGGTTTTTGCTGGTGAATACTTGAGAGCGCATTCGCAAACGACACTTCTTAAAGAGCAGCTACTCGAAAAGTCCCCTGTGTCAGATGAACAGAAGAGACTACTTATGGGAAGAGGTATTGGAGGAATAAGAAATCTGAAAAGAGTGAAGTGTCTCCACCTTCAGCTTGCGAATTTTCTCGGCGGGGTACCTAATCCGGTGGGAAGAGACGTCTGGAATCTGCTGAAGAAAACTCAGTGTCCTTGTAAGAGAGTCATCTGTGAAGAGTTGTTGAGCAACTATGAATGAGAAAATATTGAACAAAGCCTCTCAGCTTCCCGAGGAGCCGGGAGTTTACATCTTCAAAGATCAAAAAGGCGTTGCAGTTTACGTAGGCAAAGCAAAGAAACTGAAGAGAAGAGTCCTGTCATACTTCAGAGAATCTACTTGGGCAAAGAATGAAAAGGCCAGACGAATTGCAGAAGAGGCAGAAGATCTAGACTTCATAATGGTCACGTCAGAGCGTGAGGCTCTGCTTCTCGAGGCAAATCTGATCTTCAGCGGAAAGCCGAAGTACAATGTCTTCCTTAAAGACTCTCGGACTTACCCGTATATCTACATTTCTTCAGATCCGTACCCGTATCTTGGAATCACAAGGACAAAAGAGCTGGAAGGTTCATATTTTGGGCCTTATACAAGTGCGGGACTTGTGAGAAAACTGCTTGAATTTCTGCAGAAGGTTTTCAGAATTCGAACCTGCTCGTACGATCTCAACAGGGTCAAGAAACCCTGTTTTCTCTATCACCTCAAGATGTGTTCCGCACCCTGTGTTGAAAAAGTGACGCCCGAAGAGTATCGAGGACAGCTTTCGGCTCTCATCGACTTTCTCGAAGGAGATACATTGAAAGTGAGAGAGGCTCTTCTTAAAAGGATGACGGTGCTCTCCGAGGCAATGCAGTTTGAGAGGGCAGCGGAGATAAGAGATATCCTTTCCTCCATGGATGATCTCTACGCGTTCCAGGGAGTTGAAGCTTCTCTAGATCTGAAGGCGGATATTCTCGCCGTATCTACGGGTTTGGCCGCGTTGCTTCAGGTTAGGGGAGGAATGCTTCTTGGGAAACTGGTTTTTGATTTTCCCGATGGGACTCCGGTAGATTTCATTACACAGTTTTACTACGCAAAAGGAAATCGAATACCGAAAGCGCTTATCGTAACCGGTCTGAAGAAGAAGGATATCAAGCAGTTCAAGAGAGACTTCAATTATATTGGTGATCCTCGTGATGAGCAGGAAGAGAGGCTGCTGAGCATAGCCTTCAAGAACATTGATGAAGAGCAGAAGATTAGAATGAATGCCGCCCATTCCCTGAGACAGGCCCATCAAATTCTGGGATTGAAGAGATTTCCTTCAAGAATTGAGGGGATAGATATCTCTCACACTCAGGGACTGTACACGGTCGCCTCGGTGGTTGTCTTCGACAATGGAAAGCCGAACAAATCCGAATATAGAAGATACCGGATCAGCGAGCTCGATGAACCGAATGATTTTGAGGCGATGGCAACTGTCGTCAAGAGGAGATACACAAAACATCCTCTTCCAGATCTACTTCTAATCGATGGCGGAGAACCACAGCTTAGAGCTGTCGAAAAGGCCTTTTCCGAGATAGGGATAGTCGAATACGAAGTAGTAGGATTAGCAAAGGAATTCAATGAGCTAGTCTTCCTTGACAATCGAGACAGGGTCAAGTTGAAGGAAGAGCACCCCGTCTTGCGAATGATAATCTCTATCGACAATGAGGCTCATCGCTTTGCTGTCAATTATCACCGTGTCCTCAGAGAAAGAAGATTTCAGACTTCAAAGATAGATGACATTCCGGGGATCGGGCCGAAAAGGAAGAAGGCTCTGCTTAAGGCATTTGGCAGCGTTAAAGGCATCGCTGAAGCCTCCGAAGCCGATCTTTACGGTGTCCTCAGGAACAGCAGAGCAGTTGAAATGGTTGTCAAGTGGGCAAATGAAAAAAGTGGAGACTGAGCTCCACCTTTTCATATTGGCCGTAATAATTGTTACTGAACTTTCTCTTTTAGCTCTTTACCGGGTCTGAATTTCGGAACCTTCCCGCCGGGAATCTCGATTGCTTCCTTTGTTCTCGGGTTAACACCTTTTCTTGCCTTTCGCTTCGTTACCTCGAAAGTCCCGAATCCTACGAGTTTCACTTCTTCATTCTTTGATAGCTCTTCCCCAACTACACCGATGAAACTATCAACAACGTCTCCGACAAGCTTCTTGGTTGCTCCGGTTCTTTCTGCAAGTTCAGCGATAAGTTCTTTCTTGTTCACAAGTACACCCCCTAGCTAGAATTCAGATCACAAGACAATTCTAACATCTTCTAATCGGGTAATGCAACACCGAATCAACTGAAACCGTTTGACAAAAGGCATTTCAAAGAGTCAACGTTCTGCAACGCTCGATTCACGCAGATCATCGAAGTTAAGAACATCTTTGTGAGCCTCGATTGTGCTGGTGTATGAAGAGAGGTCCAGAGACCCGTTTCCGCTCAAAGTGAAGACAATTACCTTCTCTTCTCTATTTTCTCTGGCCTCAATTGCTCTTCGTACAGCACCTGCAATTGCGTGTGTCGATTCTGGTGCCGGTACTATTCCCTCGGTTGTGGCGAAGAGAAGTCCTGCTTTGAAAGTCTCGCCTTGAGGTAAGGCTTCCGGAGTAACGATTCCCTCCTTTACCAATCTTGAAACGAGAGGAGCGGCTCCGTGATACCTAAGTCCTCCGGCATGAATTGCGGGTGGAACAAAGTCTCTTCCAAGTGTGTACATCTTCAATAGTGGTGTGAACCCTGCGGTGTCTCCGCTATCGTAGCGATACTCGCCCTTAGATAGAGTAGGACAGGACTCCGGCTCGCATGCGACGAACTCGATGTTTTCACCGTTGAGTCTCCTCTTGACAAAGGGCAGAATCGTTCCGCCAAAGTTTGATCCTCCACCATGGCACCCTATGATAGACGAAGGTTTTTCGCCGAGAATTTCAAGTTGTTTTTCTACTTCCAGCCCAATTATAGTTTGATGCAGAAGCACGTGATCAAGAACGCTTCCCAGGGAATACTTCTTGGTAGTGGAATTCAGGACTATTTCAATAGCCTCGCTGATTGCCATTCCCAGAGAACCTGAGAAATTCTTCCTGTCCTCGAGAAACTTCCTGCCGCTTACGGTGTTCTCTCCTGGACTGGGTTCTACCGCGCCGTTGAACATCTTCATCATGTGTTGTCTCATAGGTTTTGACTGATAGCTGTTTCTGACCATGAAAACTCTCACGGTAAGGCCGAATTTCCTTCCAGCATAAGAAAGGGCACTTCCCCACTGACCGGCGCCTGTCTCTGTAGTAAGCTCTGTAACTCCATCGAG
The nucleotide sequence above comes from Mesotoga sp. BH458_6_3_2_1. Encoded proteins:
- a CDS encoding transketolase, whose amino-acid sequence is MAGLLTKAELKRLEDLGRICRGDIIKMTTVANSGHPGGSMSSIDIFLSVFDFAKNDPKKPFDPERDRVIVSHGHTSPGVYATLGRLGFVDIDEVVSGFRHPGSVFEGHITRGIPGVEWTTGNLGQGLSVGVGMALASKISGKNYRVLVAMSDAEQAKGQVAEARRTAKKYGLDNLVVVIDYNDAQISGNARDIMFVDIKANYLADGWKVIEVDGHDYSELNKALVEASESKTPVAIIGKTIMGKGVSFMEGDVSYHGKPLDMDKAASALSELELENDIDRFVEMRNRLPSYHEPIHHKDEEIRPIIGVPFVYPVEKKSDNRSAFGKALADIGKLNKGKLPVMVVDCDLKPSTKVNEFEKIWPENFIQIGVQEHNAATVAGAASVCGVLAFFADFGVFGIDETYNQQRLNDINKANVKVGVTHVGIDVGEDGKTHHCLDYIGALRNFFGFKLIVPADPNQTDRAVRFMSRADGNFVIAMGRSTMNPIADEDGKPFFGDGYEFEYGKVDIVRKGKEVTLVTTGQVTHHAVKAADELRSQGIEVTVLNVSCPIGANFDSVKEYLSSTVISLEDHNVNSGLGSILSDYLVRSRITPKSFEKIGVDRYMFSGDNELLYDLSGLSSKSIVERVRGIIH
- the uvrC gene encoding excinuclease ABC subunit UvrC, which produces MNEKILNKASQLPEEPGVYIFKDQKGVAVYVGKAKKLKRRVLSYFRESTWAKNEKARRIAEEAEDLDFIMVTSEREALLLEANLIFSGKPKYNVFLKDSRTYPYIYISSDPYPYLGITRTKELEGSYFGPYTSAGLVRKLLEFLQKVFRIRTCSYDLNRVKKPCFLYHLKMCSAPCVEKVTPEEYRGQLSALIDFLEGDTLKVREALLKRMTVLSEAMQFERAAEIRDILSSMDDLYAFQGVEASLDLKADILAVSTGLAALLQVRGGMLLGKLVFDFPDGTPVDFITQFYYAKGNRIPKALIVTGLKKKDIKQFKRDFNYIGDPRDEQEERLLSIAFKNIDEEQKIRMNAAHSLRQAHQILGLKRFPSRIEGIDISHTQGLYTVASVVVFDNGKPNKSEYRRYRISELDEPNDFEAMATVVKRRYTKHPLPDLLLIDGGEPQLRAVEKAFSEIGIVEYEVVGLAKEFNELVFLDNRDRVKLKEEHPVLRMIISIDNEAHRFAVNYHRVLRERRFQTSKIDDIPGIGPKRKKALLKAFGSVKGIAEASEADLYGVLRNSRAVEMVVKWANEKSGD
- a CDS encoding DUF501 domain-containing protein, translating into MESNSAEKKIVSLQLGRFLKNDFRIVRVCEWGFPQVIESSLIADGKPFPTLFWLSCPFLKEEVSRLESAGMIAEFEKRIEEDEVFAGEYLRAHSQTTLLKEQLLEKSPVSDEQKRLLMGRGIGGIRNLKRVKCLHLQLANFLGGVPNPVGRDVWNLLKKTQCPCKRVICEELLSNYE
- a CDS encoding 50S ribosomal protein L11 methyltransferase, translating into MKYRHFVAFLSEEECDLIEGISWNEGFSDLYFEKLVDSGNALHVFLGEGEELPAFLKGIEFSDLGFSEQKEWFEKWKESLVPFELCNGIEVIPLEEEEKIIDSNKIGIIPGMAFGTGLHESTKLAASLLSESVQRGSKVLDVGCGTGILSVIAAKRGASSVLALDVDQHSIEKTVEIARINHVSIETRLSDFLSALKSEERFDLIVSNMIVELLNEFALDLREFLQKDGRVILSGIYKDKYQEIKSLVEKGFLIERIKEDGDWKAIVLRRK
- a CDS encoding HU family DNA-binding protein; the encoded protein is MNKKELIAELAERTGATKKLVGDVVDSFIGVVGEELSKNEEVKLVGFGTFEVTKRKARKGVNPRTKEAIEIPGGKVPKFRPGKELKEKVQ
- a CDS encoding TrpB-like pyridoxal phosphate-dependent enzyme; the encoded protein is MKKRIVVNLKSEELPRSWYNIKADLPFKMDPPLNPATNKVIDPKDMMAIFPKSIVEQEMSEERFIPIPEPILDEYVVFRPSPLIRATFLEEYLNTPARIYYKYEGNSPTGSHKTNTAIAQAYYNKLDGVTELTTETGAGQWGSALSYAGRKFGLTVRVFMVRNSYQSKPMRQHMMKMFNGAVEPSPGENTVSGRKFLEDRKNFSGSLGMAISEAIEIVLNSTTKKYSLGSVLDHVLLHQTIIGLEVEKQLEILGEKPSSIIGCHGGGSNFGGTILPFVKRRLNGENIEFVACEPESCPTLSKGEYRYDSGDTAGFTPLLKMYTLGRDFVPPAIHAGGLRYHGAAPLVSRLVKEGIVTPEALPQGETFKAGLLFATTEGIVPAPESTHAIAGAVRRAIEARENREEKVIVFTLSGNGSLDLSSYTSTIEAHKDVLNFDDLRESSVAER
- a CDS encoding regulatory iron-sulfur-containing complex subunit RicT, which gives rise to MPEIYGTVYGIEFHSVGKLYQYTSSEQLLKQGDYVLAMSEFGLDVGKVMYGPVETRIDDTKEELKPIVRVMTDEDWETDSKNREEAEAAMKTCQELIKKHSLPMRLLEARYMFDRSRIVFYFGADSRVDFRELVKDLARAFRTRIELRQVGIRDEVKMTGSLGLCGMTACCVRFLRQFESITLKHAKKQQLLINPAKISGRCGRLLCCLSYEQELYENELLDIPDEGSLVDYEGKTCKVLTVNIFMKVITLVADDGQMLKVQFDDFRKSQRSILQDTNPDELIKNRDEDISIDD
- the rnc gene encoding ribonuclease III produces the protein MLSLEEEKLVNEFCIINEIEADRELVFRALCHSSFTNELAQNGERLLESNERMEFLGDAVLELSLARTLFSNYSLSEGDMSKVRAMVGSEKVLSYVARSMRIGDYIFLGKGERQSGGAERDSILADAFEAVLAAIFLTGGLDISVEFVRSKLSKYIEKAVGGDLILDYKTSLQELTQARFSSRPVYETILDEGPPQDKWFKVGVFLEGRIVGEGEGRTKKAAEQLAAKRALEALNESVNSAGAEQ